From a single Cytophagales bacterium WSM2-2 genomic region:
- a CDS encoding chemotaxis protein R: MEVVDVSDEEVKSLAQSILIRYGIDFTCYEPKSFRRRIIRIMNLYNFKSTFELWGKFLHDRNFVFTFMNDISVGMTSMFRDPPFWKTLKGILQRKYSNSREIKIWHAGCSTGEEVYSMGILLKELQMSMKAKAIATDINQEAIAIAKDGLYHKIKMLENERQYAEYNRGSTLSNYFQSDGKMAHMSPELIQHVSFSYHNLVTDPVMETNFYDIIFCRNVMIYFDNSAKEKILSKFYSALKPNGLLIIGFFDTMLPVINQKQFDYEDEEAKIFAKQSVPASVPFNSVREVIHK, from the coding sequence ATGGAGGTAGTTGACGTTTCAGATGAAGAAGTAAAGTCTCTGGCTCAGAGTATACTGATCCGGTACGGAATTGACTTTACGTGTTATGAACCTAAATCCTTCAGGCGAAGGATCATCCGGATCATGAACCTGTATAATTTCAAATCCACATTTGAGCTCTGGGGAAAATTCCTTCATGACCGGAACTTCGTATTCACATTCATGAACGATATCAGCGTGGGTATGACTTCGATGTTTCGCGATCCTCCTTTTTGGAAAACATTGAAGGGTATTTTACAACGCAAATATTCAAATAGCAGGGAGATTAAAATCTGGCATGCCGGATGCTCGACAGGAGAAGAAGTTTACTCGATGGGAATTCTTTTGAAAGAACTCCAGATGTCAATGAAGGCAAAAGCAATTGCAACGGACATCAATCAGGAAGCCATCGCCATTGCAAAGGATGGACTTTATCATAAAATAAAAATGCTGGAAAACGAAAGGCAGTATGCTGAATACAATCGTGGGAGTACATTAAGCAATTACTTTCAGTCCGATGGAAAGATGGCACACATGAGTCCGGAGTTGATACAACATGTTAGTTTCTCCTATCACAACCTCGTCACCGATCCTGTCATGGAGACTAATTTTTACGACATCATCTTCTGCAGAAATGTAATGATCTACTTTGATAACAGTGCCAAAGAAAAGATACTCTCCAAGTTTTATTCAGCATTGAAACCGAACGGGCTCCTGATCATTGGCTTTTTTGATACTATGCTTCCGGTGATCAATCAAAAACAGTTCGACTATGAAGACGAGGAAGCTAAAATATTTGCAAAGCAATCGGTGCCAGCCTCTGTTCCATTTAACTCAGTGCGGGAGGTGATACATAAGTAA
- a CDS encoding RND transporter, whose product MNLIRFALRKPISILVIVAGLFFFGINAVRNIKIDIFPSLNLPVIYLSHPFGGYSPSQMEAFFGKPYVNLMLFVSGVKSIETRNIQGLTLMKLTFYEGTNMAQAAAEVSAFSNRAQAGFPPGSNPPFIIRFDASTLPVGQLVLSSKVRSNNELLDMANVYVRSSFTSIPGLVSPAPFGGNIRTVVVKVDPELLRTHNLTPDQIVEAIRVNNQTSPAGNVRINDYNYLTPTNTTIKTIKDFETIPLFRGSASNLYLRDVATVEDGSDINTGYALVNGKRSVYLPVTKSADASTWEVVQNLKKAIPRFQSLLPDDVELSYEFDQSVYVINSVKSLVSEGVIGALLTGLMVLLFLKDPRGALIVILTIPTSIISGILFLSLFNQTINIMTLSGLSLAIGILVDESTVTIENIHQHFDMGKPKALAIWDACKEIAFPKLLILFCILAVFAPAFTMSGIPGALFLPLAMAIAFSMITSYFLAQTFVPIMANWIMKNRHEKAQAGVADGTEGADVWEQKKQMLHKEENLLTPFERLRNRFIRFLNRMIPYQKIIVASYVLVISGLVVLLLASIGKDVLPKVNSGQFQVRIKAKEGTRMERTEVILLKTVNALRELVGKENIAITSSYVGQHPGQFSSNPIYLFMSGPHEAVLQVNLEEDYEENLDDLKERFRIKMKEVLPDVKLSFEPIQLTDKILSQGAATPIEVRIIGKNKKQNEIYAAKVVERLRKISFLRDVQLAQPVKYPSLNIDIDRTRAAQLSVEISDISRSLIASTSSSRFTEKNIWLDEKVGLSYSVQVQIPENKMNSVDELGEIPVLRNSLRPVLSDVATIQQDTTYGENDNIGAIPYLSVTANLHKIDLGTAQKEVDKVLSNIGKLPRGLSIETKGLTQVLNETLSSLQAGLIVAIVVIFLMLAANFQSFKVSLVVLATIPAVVLGSLILLLITGSTLNLQSYMGIIMSVGVSIANSVLLITNAEQLRLHKTSAWEAAEEAAALRLRPILMTTIAMVAGMVPMALGFGEGGDQASPLGRAVIGGLIASTFAALFILPLAFSWVLGKTSTESVSLDPEDKESKHYTPS is encoded by the coding sequence ATGAACCTGATCCGATTTGCCCTGCGAAAACCTATCAGCATCCTGGTGATTGTAGCCGGTTTGTTCTTTTTTGGAATTAATGCCGTGCGAAATATCAAGATTGATATTTTTCCTTCACTCAATTTGCCGGTGATCTATTTGTCGCATCCTTTTGGCGGTTATTCTCCTTCGCAGATGGAAGCGTTCTTCGGCAAGCCTTATGTAAACCTGATGCTGTTTGTCTCCGGTGTGAAGAGCATCGAAACCAGGAACATCCAGGGCCTCACACTGATGAAGCTGACGTTTTATGAAGGAACCAACATGGCACAGGCGGCAGCAGAAGTCTCCGCATTCAGCAACCGTGCACAGGCGGGTTTTCCTCCGGGTAGTAATCCTCCATTTATCATCCGCTTTGATGCTTCAACATTGCCTGTCGGTCAATTGGTGTTGAGCAGCAAAGTGAGATCGAACAATGAACTGCTGGACATGGCCAACGTCTATGTGCGCTCTTCGTTTACCTCTATTCCCGGACTAGTCTCCCCTGCTCCATTTGGAGGAAACATACGCACCGTTGTAGTCAAAGTTGACCCGGAGTTGCTGCGTACACATAATCTCACACCTGACCAGATTGTCGAAGCCATTCGTGTAAACAACCAAACGTCTCCTGCGGGCAATGTTCGTATCAATGACTATAATTACCTCACTCCCACCAACACTACGATCAAGACAATAAAGGATTTTGAAACTATTCCGTTGTTCAGGGGAAGTGCATCGAATCTTTATCTGCGCGATGTGGCCACAGTGGAAGATGGCTCCGACATTAATACAGGATACGCACTTGTTAACGGAAAGCGTTCGGTATATCTGCCTGTAACGAAATCGGCCGATGCTTCCACCTGGGAAGTGGTGCAAAACCTGAAGAAAGCAATCCCCCGCTTTCAGAGCCTGCTGCCAGACGATGTTGAATTGTCTTATGAATTTGATCAATCTGTTTATGTGATCAACTCCGTAAAAAGTTTAGTCAGTGAAGGCGTGATCGGTGCTTTGCTCACAGGGCTGATGGTGCTACTTTTTTTGAAAGATCCCCGCGGGGCACTCATTGTAATTCTCACTATTCCGACATCCATCATTTCAGGGATCTTGTTTTTGTCGTTGTTCAACCAGACGATCAACATCATGACACTGAGCGGGCTGTCGCTTGCCATCGGTATCCTGGTAGATGAGTCCACTGTTACGATAGAGAACATTCACCAGCATTTCGACATGGGCAAGCCCAAGGCTCTTGCCATCTGGGATGCCTGCAAGGAAATTGCTTTTCCCAAGTTGCTGATCCTGTTTTGTATCCTCGCGGTATTTGCACCTGCATTTACTATGTCTGGAATCCCGGGAGCATTGTTCCTTCCACTCGCCATGGCCATTGCATTCTCCATGATCACTTCCTACTTCCTGGCGCAGACGTTTGTTCCAATCATGGCCAACTGGATCATGAAGAACCGGCATGAGAAAGCACAGGCAGGAGTTGCCGATGGAACCGAAGGAGCAGACGTATGGGAACAGAAGAAACAAATGCTTCACAAGGAAGAAAACCTGTTGACGCCTTTCGAACGGTTGCGAAACAGGTTCATTCGTTTCCTTAACCGGATGATCCCTTATCAAAAAATAATTGTGGCATCGTACGTGTTGGTGATTTCCGGACTCGTTGTTCTTTTACTGGCTTCTATTGGCAAAGATGTATTGCCCAAAGTCAACAGCGGCCAGTTCCAGGTACGCATCAAGGCTAAGGAAGGAACCCGTATGGAACGGACCGAAGTCATTTTATTGAAGACGGTGAATGCGTTGAGAGAGCTTGTGGGTAAAGAGAACATTGCTATCACTTCTTCTTATGTGGGCCAACACCCGGGGCAGTTCTCTTCGAACCCGATCTACCTCTTCATGAGCGGACCTCACGAGGCTGTTCTGCAAGTGAACCTTGAAGAGGACTATGAAGAAAACCTGGACGACCTCAAAGAACGCTTCCGAATCAAAATGAAAGAAGTGCTGCCCGATGTCAAACTTTCGTTCGAGCCGATCCAACTTACCGATAAAATCCTGAGTCAGGGAGCTGCAACACCAATTGAAGTGCGGATTATAGGAAAGAATAAAAAACAGAACGAGATCTATGCGGCTAAAGTCGTTGAAAGACTTCGTAAAATCTCTTTCCTTCGTGATGTACAGCTGGCACAGCCGGTGAAGTATCCTTCGCTGAACATCGATATTGACCGTACCCGGGCAGCTCAGCTGAGTGTTGAAATTTCTGATATCTCGCGTTCGCTGATTGCTTCTACATCGTCTTCGAGATTTACCGAAAAGAATATCTGGCTCGATGAGAAGGTCGGGTTGAGCTACAGCGTACAAGTACAAATCCCTGAAAACAAGATGAACAGCGTTGACGAGCTGGGCGAAATCCCTGTGCTCCGCAATTCGTTACGTCCGGTCTTAAGTGATGTAGCCACTATTCAGCAAGACACCACGTATGGTGAAAACGATAACATTGGGGCTATCCCTTACCTATCAGTTACTGCAAATCTTCACAAGATTGATTTGGGTACAGCGCAAAAAGAAGTCGATAAAGTGCTAAGCAACATTGGTAAACTTCCGCGCGGACTCTCCATCGAGACGAAAGGACTGACACAGGTGCTGAATGAAACGTTGAGCAGCCTCCAGGCAGGATTGATTGTGGCTATTGTTGTGATCTTCCTGATGCTCGCAGCAAATTTCCAGTCGTTTAAAGTTTCACTGGTGGTGCTTGCTACTATCCCGGCTGTAGTGCTTGGCTCATTGATATTATTGCTGATCACCGGATCGACACTTAATCTGCAATCGTACATGGGTATTATCATGTCGGTGGGGGTCTCTATTGCGAACTCCGTACTGCTCATAACCAATGCCGAGCAACTCCGCTTGCACAAGACTAGCGCGTGGGAGGCGGCAGAAGAAGCTGCTGCCCTTCGGTTGCGTCCCATCCTGATGACAACGATCGCCATGGTTGCGGGTATGGTTCCTATGGCATTGGGATTTGGCGAAGGAGGAGATCAGGCTTCACCACTTGGTCGCGCAGTAATTGGTGGATTGATCGCATCTACTTTTGCGGCACTGTTCATCCTGCCACTCGCATTCTCCTGGGTGCTTGGAAAAACATCAACCGAGTCGGTATCACTGGACCCTGAGGACAAAGAAAGCAAACATTATACTCCATCATAA
- a CDS encoding secretion protein HlyD codes for MTLNKEDYRKFAVAFAVICCSFLLLQCKSAEEKSKKKEQAAPAIETFELGAGKITTSLKIPGELVSFRDVDVYAKVSSFVKQINADIGTEVNEGQLLAVMEAPEIVSQLMAAESRLKSQQAIHLASKANYDRLVATSKTPGTISQNDLDLALSKMNSDYAQLEAAQASKREIAAMQNYLEIRAPFSGIISARNVSLGAYVGPSGKGSEFPMFTLNEQKRLRLVVYVPDAYSNYIHSNDDIQFTVKGLPNEKFTVKVKRLAGALDKKLRAQRIEMDVINDSKKLLPGMIAEVSFAFNSDQNALIVPKSAVVNSTERFFVIRINNNKAEWVDVKKGLDNGREAEIFGALKQGDILVTSANEEIRNGQEVTNMISSAKPK; via the coding sequence ATGACATTGAATAAGGAAGACTATAGAAAATTTGCCGTTGCTTTTGCTGTGATTTGTTGTTCGTTCCTTCTTCTGCAATGTAAATCGGCAGAAGAAAAGAGCAAAAAAAAGGAGCAGGCCGCACCTGCCATCGAGACCTTTGAACTTGGTGCAGGAAAGATCACTACTTCATTGAAAATTCCGGGGGAGCTGGTTTCCTTCCGGGACGTAGACGTGTATGCAAAGGTCAGCAGCTTTGTGAAGCAGATCAATGCGGATATCGGTACCGAAGTAAATGAGGGTCAACTGTTGGCCGTGATGGAAGCCCCGGAAATCGTATCACAGCTGATGGCAGCGGAGTCGCGTCTGAAATCGCAACAGGCAATTCACCTGGCGAGCAAAGCCAACTATGACCGATTGGTAGCAACCAGTAAAACACCCGGGACTATTTCACAAAACGATCTGGACCTTGCACTTTCAAAAATGAATTCGGATTATGCTCAACTGGAAGCTGCACAGGCTTCGAAGCGCGAAATAGCTGCGATGCAAAATTATCTGGAGATCCGCGCACCATTCAGTGGTATAATCAGCGCACGCAACGTAAGTCTTGGCGCCTATGTCGGGCCTTCTGGCAAAGGTTCGGAATTTCCAATGTTCACGCTCAACGAGCAGAAACGCCTTCGCCTGGTGGTGTATGTACCGGACGCGTATTCGAACTACATTCATTCAAATGATGACATTCAGTTTACAGTGAAGGGCCTTCCCAACGAAAAATTTACTGTGAAAGTGAAACGACTGGCCGGTGCCCTGGATAAAAAACTCCGCGCTCAACGCATCGAAATGGATGTGATTAACGATAGCAAAAAGCTCCTTCCGGGAATGATCGCCGAAGTAAGCTTCGCATTTAATTCTGATCAGAATGCATTGATTGTTCCAAAGTCAGCTGTGGTCAATTCCACAGAGCGGTTTTTTGTTATAAGGATCAACAACAATAAGGCAGAATGGGTTGATGTTAAGAAAGGGCTCGACAATGGTCGTGAAGCAGAGATTTTCGGAGCACTGAAACAAGGCGACATCCTCGTAACCTCGGCCAACGAAGAGATACGGAATGGCCAGGAGGTTACTAATATGATCTCATCCGCAAAACCGAAGTAA